In the genome of Hymenobacter taeanensis, one region contains:
- a CDS encoding TonB-dependent receptor translates to MKRLLLFPAVAIVMVSQAQAQSVTVTGRVLGSNGAAQPGVTVLEKGTSNGTSTDGSGRFSLTVPPTATLVVSAVGSATQQIALNGRTNLDVRLVDNETALNEVVVTGSRATEGRSNILTTAPVDVISAREIKVFAQTDVSQILTYIAPSFQSSRQAISDGTDHVDPASLRGLGPDQVLVLVNGKRRHSSALVNINGTVGRGSVGTDLNTIPNASIKRIEVLRDGAAAQYGSDAIAGVINIQLKDDTTGVQASSTVGQTYESDGRLYQADANVGVGLNGRGFLDLSGQFSNRAYTNRSGIDTAPLIYLGANGGNYPSSANTEAKRRELKAQDDALVAQNGYDRKNLRLGQSEARNYGGFLNFGYKLAPAIGLEAYVTAGAMQRTGKAAGFYRLPSQVTQVDATLYPNGFLPFINTTINDQSIISGLRARALGFDIDLSNTYGRNEIQFDISNTLNASLPIGISPTNFYAGTIAFRQNTSNLNFTRRFTNVATISTLNVAFGGEYRDDNYQIKAGERGSYENYGRIVTPGTPPTFAAAGAQVFPGYQPSDALNRSRHNVAGYLDLESDITEKLLVGIAGRAERYSDFGSNVSGKLAARYSILPDVAIRGAISNGFRAPSLQQRYFTNTSTQFVQGAPNQVLTVSNDNPIVRNGFTQGGTGQQGFGVAALKQEKSKNYSLGFTARILKSGSLTVDAYQIDIKDRIVLSSQFSRANATVNTILGSLPVSQVQFFANAVNTRTRGIDIVANQRMPLGPGNLNLTVAANFNETKVRKVNSSPTIDADQTGLQNTLFDRQQRGRLETAQPRSKINLTAGYALGIFSLEARTVRFGAVQYKDARLGSPAGNPNFLYSSIDQTFRAKWVTDLTLSAQVTRQIGLTVGANNIFNVYPDKFKVDPRNSATNFSVDPLLNYNSSLDNTNRGRTIYNPNQFGYNGGFYFARVIVNLPTSN, encoded by the coding sequence ATGAAACGACTCTTACTATTTCCTGCAGTTGCCATTGTCATGGTCAGCCAGGCGCAGGCACAAAGCGTAACCGTCACGGGGCGGGTGTTAGGCAGCAACGGTGCGGCGCAGCCCGGCGTAACGGTGCTGGAAAAAGGCACTTCTAACGGCACTAGCACCGATGGCAGTGGCCGGTTTAGCCTAACCGTGCCTCCTACAGCCACGTTAGTAGTATCGGCGGTAGGTTCAGCCACTCAGCAGATTGCGCTAAACGGACGCACCAATCTCGACGTGCGCTTAGTAGATAATGAAACTGCCCTGAATGAGGTAGTAGTAACGGGCTCGCGCGCCACGGAGGGCCGCTCCAATATCCTTACTACAGCTCCGGTAGATGTTATCTCGGCCCGCGAAATCAAGGTGTTTGCTCAGACGGATGTATCGCAGATCCTGACGTATATCGCGCCCTCGTTTCAGTCGTCGAGGCAAGCTATTTCTGATGGCACCGACCACGTTGACCCGGCTTCTTTGCGTGGCCTGGGTCCCGACCAGGTGCTGGTGCTGGTGAACGGCAAGCGCCGGCATTCGTCGGCGCTGGTGAACATCAACGGCACCGTGGGGCGCGGCTCGGTGGGTACCGACCTGAACACCATTCCGAATGCGTCTATCAAGCGTATTGAAGTGCTGCGCGATGGGGCCGCCGCCCAATACGGCTCCGATGCCATTGCCGGCGTTATCAACATTCAGCTTAAGGATGACACCACCGGCGTGCAGGCCAGCAGCACCGTAGGCCAGACCTACGAGAGCGACGGCCGCCTGTACCAGGCCGATGCCAACGTGGGCGTTGGCTTGAATGGCCGCGGCTTCCTGGACTTGAGCGGGCAGTTCAGCAACCGCGCCTACACCAACCGCAGCGGCATTGATACGGCTCCGCTTATTTACTTAGGTGCCAATGGTGGTAACTACCCCAGCAGTGCCAACACGGAGGCCAAGCGCCGCGAGCTAAAAGCCCAGGATGATGCCCTGGTAGCCCAAAACGGCTACGACCGTAAAAACCTGCGCCTAGGCCAGTCAGAAGCCCGCAACTACGGGGGCTTCCTGAACTTTGGCTACAAGCTGGCACCCGCCATAGGCCTAGAGGCATACGTAACAGCCGGCGCTATGCAGCGAACGGGCAAAGCGGCGGGCTTCTACCGCCTGCCTAGCCAGGTTACGCAGGTAGATGCAACCCTGTACCCCAATGGCTTCCTGCCCTTCATCAATACCACCATCAATGACCAGTCCATCATCTCGGGGCTGCGGGCGCGGGCGTTGGGGTTTGATATTGATTTGAGCAACACTTATGGCCGCAATGAGATACAGTTTGATATCAGCAATACGCTGAATGCTTCGCTGCCCATTGGCATTAGCCCCACCAACTTTTACGCTGGCACCATTGCCTTCCGCCAGAACACCTCAAACCTCAACTTCACGCGGCGCTTTACCAATGTGGCAACTATAAGCACGCTTAACGTGGCCTTTGGCGGCGAATACCGCGACGATAACTACCAGATTAAAGCCGGGGAGCGGGGCTCATACGAAAACTATGGCCGCATTGTGACGCCGGGCACGCCTCCTACGTTTGCGGCGGCCGGAGCCCAGGTGTTTCCGGGCTATCAGCCCTCCGATGCCCTCAACCGCTCCCGTCACAACGTGGCCGGCTACCTCGACCTAGAAAGCGACATTACCGAAAAGCTGCTGGTGGGCATTGCCGGCCGCGCTGAGCGCTACAGCGACTTTGGTTCCAACGTGAGCGGTAAGCTGGCCGCCCGCTATAGTATTCTGCCGGATGTGGCCATACGAGGGGCCATTAGTAACGGCTTCCGGGCGCCCTCCTTGCAGCAGCGCTACTTCACCAACACCAGTACCCAGTTTGTGCAGGGTGCCCCCAATCAGGTACTCACCGTCAGCAACGATAACCCCATTGTGCGCAATGGCTTCACGCAGGGCGGCACCGGCCAGCAAGGCTTTGGCGTAGCGGCCCTCAAGCAGGAGAAGTCGAAGAACTACAGCCTGGGCTTCACAGCGCGTATTCTGAAGAGTGGCTCTCTCACCGTGGATGCCTACCAGATTGACATTAAAGACCGGATTGTGCTGTCGTCGCAGTTTAGCCGCGCCAATGCTACCGTAAACACTATTCTGGGGAGTCTGCCGGTAAGCCAGGTACAGTTCTTTGCCAATGCCGTGAACACCCGCACCCGCGGCATTGATATTGTGGCCAACCAGCGCATGCCGCTTGGCCCCGGCAACCTCAACCTGACGGTGGCCGCTAACTTCAACGAAACGAAGGTGCGCAAAGTCAACAGCTCACCTACCATTGATGCCGACCAGACTGGCCTACAAAATACCCTGTTTGACCGGCAGCAGCGCGGCCGCCTCGAAACGGCACAGCCCCGCAGCAAAATCAACCTGACGGCCGGTTATGCCCTCGGTATTTTCAGCCTGGAGGCCCGCACAGTGCGTTTTGGGGCGGTGCAGTATAAGGATGCCCGCCTGGGCAGCCCGGCGGGCAACCCAAACTTCCTGTATTCCTCCATCGACCAGACCTTCCGGGCCAAATGGGTCACCGACCTGACGTTGAGCGCCCAGGTAACCCGGCAAATTGGCCTGACGGTGGGTGCCAACAACATCTTCAATGTGTACCCAGACAAGTTCAAGGTAGATCCGCGCAACAGCGCCACCAACTTCTCCGTCGACCCGCTGCTGAACTACAACTCCAGCCTCGACAACACCAACCGCGGGCGTACCATCTATAACCCCAACCAGTTCGGCTACAATGGCGGCTTCTACTTTGCCCGTGTCATCGTGAACCTGCCTACGTCTAACTAA
- a CDS encoding response regulator transcription factor, producing the protein MRKTLLIVDDEPSICLILEHYFNFDYQVILKSNGSEAMAWLEEGNSPDAIVADYSMPVMDGLDFIKRVRAHHSHQHTPLVMLSGKDETSNKIKCLKQGADDYVVKPFNPEELDLRVKKLLDRVRA; encoded by the coding sequence ATGAGAAAAACTCTACTAATAGTTGATGATGAGCCTTCCATATGCTTGATTTTAGAGCACTACTTCAATTTTGATTATCAAGTAATTTTGAAATCAAATGGCTCTGAAGCAATGGCTTGGCTGGAAGAAGGCAACAGTCCCGACGCCATTGTAGCCGACTATTCCATGCCTGTTATGGACGGGCTTGACTTTATTAAACGAGTTCGGGCACATCATTCTCACCAGCATACTCCGCTGGTAATGCTATCGGGTAAAGACGAAACCAGTAACAAAATCAAGTGCCTTAAGCAAGGCGCCGATGATTACGTGGTGAAGCCTTTTAACCCTGAAGAGCTTGATTTACGCGTAAAAAAGTTGCTGGACCGAGTTCGGGCCTGA
- a CDS encoding TonB-dependent receptor has product MENLFSARVGLVAALSLTGFAAVAQNITVTGRVTNTTGQAQPGVTVLERGTTNGTSTDADGRFSLSVSPAATLVVSAIGSTTQQISVSGRTSIDVRLADNETTLNEVVVTGSRATEGRSNILTTSPVDVISAREIKAYAQTDVTQILTYIAPSFQSTRQTVTDGTDFVDPATLRGLGPDQVLVLVNGKRRHTSALVNINGTPGRGSVGTDMNVIPPAAIKRIEVLREGAAAQYGSDAIAGVINIQLKDDTTGVQASSTVGQTVEGDGELFQADANAGFGLGRRGFVDVSGQFSNRSYFDRSGRDTAPLIYKGTSGGNYPSGLSDDQKRALKAEDNALIAQNGFNRRDIRVGASDTRTYGGFLNAAYTLAPSSGLEAYVAGGVTRRTGRGGALYRLPTQTTQVDLSIYPNGFLPFINSTVDDQSIITGLRGTVLGFQADLSNTFGRNSLRYDITNTLNASLPLGTSPTEFYAGTLVFQQNTVNLGFSRKLVSIPVISTLNVAFGGEFRVDNFQIKAGEPGSYANGLNEQGRVVTPASGNTAATYASAGSQGFAGYRPSDATDRSRNNVAGYLDLESDITEKLLVSVAGRAERYSDFGNNLSGKLAARYSILPDLAIRGNIGNGFRAPSLQQRYFTNSSTQFTSGELREVLTTNNDNPLTRAFGIGPLKQEKSKNYSLGLTARVLRTITLTVDAYQIDIDDRIVLSSQYNRGNATVNQILGSLPVQGIQFFANAVNTRTRGLDIVANERLTLGPDSRLTLTAAANFNETTVRGFNSSAIIDANPALQNTLFDRSQRARLENGQPRSKINLSADYGYKIFSANLRTVRFGEVQTKDANPARSFIDQTFSAKWVTDLVLSAQVIKNLSLSVGVNNLFNVYPDRLYQDPNNNEQSLNYSTLDATNRGRFLYSSNQFGYSGAFYFGRVNLSF; this is encoded by the coding sequence ATGGAAAATCTATTCTCTGCTCGCGTAGGGCTGGTTGCCGCGTTGTCGCTGACCGGTTTTGCCGCCGTGGCTCAAAACATAACCGTTACGGGCCGCGTCACGAATACCACCGGGCAGGCGCAACCGGGCGTGACGGTGCTGGAGCGCGGCACTACCAACGGCACCAGCACCGATGCCGACGGGCGCTTCAGCCTGAGCGTATCGCCAGCCGCTACACTTGTAGTATCAGCCATTGGGTCTACCACCCAGCAAATTTCGGTGAGTGGCCGTACGAGCATTGATGTGCGGCTGGCCGATAATGAAACTACGCTGAATGAAGTGGTAGTAACGGGCTCCAGGGCCACGGAGGGCCGCTCCAACATCCTCACCACTTCCCCCGTCGACGTAATATCGGCCCGCGAAATCAAGGCCTATGCGCAAACCGACGTCACCCAGATTCTCACCTACATTGCGCCCTCGTTCCAGAGCACGCGCCAAACCGTAACCGACGGCACCGACTTCGTGGACCCCGCCACCCTGCGCGGCCTAGGCCCCGACCAGGTACTGGTGTTGGTTAATGGCAAGCGGCGGCATACCTCAGCGCTGGTAAATATCAACGGTACGCCGGGCCGGGGCTCGGTGGGTACCGATATGAACGTGATTCCGCCCGCGGCTATCAAGCGCATTGAGGTGTTGCGGGAAGGTGCCGCTGCCCAGTACGGTTCCGATGCTATTGCCGGCGTTATCAACATTCAGCTCAAGGATGATACCACCGGCGTGCAGGCCAGCAGTACTGTAGGCCAGACGGTGGAAGGGGATGGGGAGCTATTTCAGGCTGATGCCAATGCTGGCTTTGGGCTGGGCCGCCGCGGCTTCGTGGATGTGAGCGGACAGTTCAGCAACCGCAGCTACTTTGACCGTAGTGGCCGCGATACGGCTCCGCTTATCTATAAAGGCACCAGCGGCGGCAACTACCCCAGTGGCCTCTCCGATGACCAGAAGCGCGCCCTCAAAGCCGAAGATAATGCCCTCATTGCCCAGAACGGCTTCAACCGCCGCGACATTCGGGTGGGCGCTTCTGATACGCGCACCTACGGCGGCTTCCTGAACGCGGCCTATACGCTGGCACCAAGCAGTGGCCTGGAGGCCTACGTGGCCGGTGGCGTAACGCGGCGCACGGGCCGGGGTGGGGCACTGTATCGGTTGCCTACCCAAACTACCCAGGTCGACCTGAGCATCTATCCCAACGGCTTCTTGCCCTTCATCAATAGCACCGTCGATGACCAATCGATTATCACTGGCCTACGCGGCACAGTGCTCGGTTTCCAGGCCGATCTGAGCAATACCTTCGGGCGCAACAGCCTGCGTTACGATATCACCAACACCCTCAACGCCTCGCTGCCGTTGGGTACCAGCCCTACGGAGTTCTACGCCGGTACGCTGGTGTTTCAGCAAAACACCGTGAACCTAGGGTTTTCGCGCAAGCTGGTGAGCATACCGGTTATCAGTACCCTGAACGTGGCCTTTGGCGGGGAGTTTCGGGTAGATAACTTCCAGATCAAGGCCGGAGAGCCAGGCTCGTACGCCAACGGCCTCAATGAGCAGGGCCGCGTGGTTACGCCGGCCAGCGGCAATACGGCCGCCACGTATGCCTCGGCGGGCTCTCAGGGCTTTGCCGGATACCGGCCTTCCGATGCCACGGACCGCTCCCGCAACAACGTGGCCGGCTACCTTGACCTGGAAAGCGACATCACCGAAAAGCTGCTGGTAAGTGTGGCTGGCCGCGCGGAGCGTTACAGCGACTTCGGGAACAACCTAAGCGGCAAGTTGGCTGCCCGCTACAGCATTCTGCCCGATCTGGCCATTCGGGGCAACATTGGCAACGGCTTCCGGGCGCCTTCCTTGCAGCAGCGCTATTTCACCAACTCCAGCACCCAGTTTACCAGCGGCGAGCTGCGCGAAGTACTTACCACCAACAACGATAACCCGCTGACCCGCGCCTTCGGAATTGGGCCCCTAAAGCAGGAGAAGTCAAAGAACTACAGCCTGGGCCTCACTGCCCGCGTGCTGCGCACCATTACACTGACCGTTGATGCCTACCAGATTGATATTGACGACCGGATTGTGCTCAGCAGCCAGTACAACCGCGGCAACGCCACCGTCAACCAGATTCTGGGCAGCCTGCCGGTGCAGGGTATTCAGTTCTTTGCCAATGCCGTGAACACCCGCACCCGCGGCCTCGATATTGTGGCGAATGAGCGCCTGACCCTGGGCCCTGATAGCCGCCTGACCCTGACGGCCGCCGCCAACTTCAACGAAACCACCGTGCGCGGCTTCAATAGCTCGGCTATCATTGATGCGAATCCTGCACTGCAGAACACGCTCTTCGACCGCTCGCAGCGGGCGCGTTTGGAGAACGGACAGCCACGCAGCAAGATCAACCTGAGCGCCGACTACGGCTATAAGATCTTCAGTGCCAACCTGCGCACCGTGCGGTTTGGGGAGGTGCAGACCAAAGATGCTAACCCCGCCCGTTCCTTCATCGACCAAACGTTCTCTGCCAAGTGGGTAACCGACCTCGTGCTCAGCGCCCAGGTAATTAAAAACCTTAGCCTGAGCGTGGGAGTCAACAACCTGTTCAACGTCTACCCCGACCGTCTGTACCAAGATCCGAACAACAACGAGCAGAGTCTGAACTACTCTACGCTTGACGCTACCAACCGCGGGCGTTTCCTGTACAGCTCCAACCAGTTTGGCTACTCGGGCGCCTTCTATTTTGGCCGGGTAAACCTGTCGTTCTAA
- a CDS encoding sugar transferase: MNASITNLLFQEATKERPRPHVPIPANDSPVTGSSNSVEPPKPKPTATEQTIYTRSLIGKRIFDVLFASMALICLAPLFLIVALLIRLESKGPVFYYSYRVGRGYRIFKFWKFRSMRPDADKLLASMKGLNQYQSADQETTYISPLCPKCRTQGQSCRQQLIDSKGEVICESQYQLAKKLEAEAAFVKIANDPRVTRIGQFIRNTSIDELPQLFNVLRGDMSIVGNRPLPLYEAEKITTDEFAARFMAPAGITGLWQVSKRGNKNMSAEERKMLDVEYAKSYSLLKDLQIVCKTIPALFQKENV; this comes from the coding sequence ATGAATGCCAGCATCACCAATCTGTTGTTTCAAGAAGCAACAAAGGAACGGCCTAGGCCTCATGTTCCTATACCCGCAAACGACAGCCCCGTAACTGGTTCATCTAATTCAGTAGAGCCACCTAAGCCTAAGCCCACTGCCACTGAGCAAACTATTTATACCCGATCATTAATAGGCAAAAGAATTTTTGATGTGCTGTTTGCATCAATGGCGCTCATCTGCCTGGCGCCTCTTTTTCTGATAGTTGCTCTTCTGATCCGCTTAGAATCGAAGGGACCGGTGTTTTACTACTCTTATCGGGTAGGTAGAGGCTACCGTATTTTCAAGTTTTGGAAGTTCCGCTCTATGCGGCCTGACGCTGACAAGCTATTGGCTTCCATGAAGGGCCTAAACCAGTATCAGTCCGCTGACCAGGAAACCACCTACATTTCTCCTCTTTGCCCCAAGTGCCGCACTCAGGGCCAGTCCTGCCGCCAACAGCTGATTGACAGCAAAGGCGAAGTGATTTGCGAAAGCCAGTATCAGCTAGCCAAGAAGCTGGAAGCGGAAGCTGCTTTTGTGAAGATAGCCAACGACCCGCGCGTAACCCGCATTGGCCAGTTCATTCGCAATACCAGCATTGATGAGCTGCCCCAGCTGTTCAACGTGCTACGCGGCGACATGTCTATTGTGGGCAACCGCCCACTGCCACTATATGAGGCTGAAAAAATCACTACAGATGAGTTTGCAGCTCGTTTCATGGCCCCCGCCGGTATCACTGGCCTATGGCAGGTAAGCAAGCGCGGCAACAAAAACATGTCGGCTGAAGAGCGCAAAATGCTTGACGTAGAATATGCTAAGAGCTACTCTTTGTTGAAAGATCTACAAATTGTCTGCAAGACAATCCCGGCTTTATTTCAGAAAGAGAACGTGTAA
- a CDS encoding MBL fold metallo-hydrolase, which produces MKTPSRFNGKKFLNTVPTSMSADYSSMLQRWLTGKEERVPRQPLGPFKADVAALQEPVPTDALRVTWFGHSSTLVEIDGLRFLTDPVWRLRASPVALGPKRFFAPPLTLAELPPLDGVIISHDHYDHLDKDAVRELARTGVTFFCPVGVGGHLRRWGVAAAQITELDWWQEVRVGHSHTLAATPARHFTGRGLTRDNTLWASWCLIGPQHRAFFGGDSGPYEAGFREIGEAYGPFDLVMLEIGAYDEQWADIHMGPDHALAAHRALGGGALLPLHWATFNLAFHSWHEPADRLIAAAGPDVPLLLPAPGQRVVAAAGPMTSYWWQNYLEGGLLG; this is translated from the coding sequence ATGAAAACTCCCTCCCGCTTCAACGGTAAAAAATTCCTGAACACCGTCCCCACCAGCATGTCGGCTGACTATAGCAGTATGCTGCAGCGCTGGCTGACAGGTAAGGAGGAGCGGGTGCCGCGTCAGCCGCTTGGGCCGTTTAAAGCCGATGTAGCGGCGTTGCAGGAGCCAGTACCCACCGATGCCTTGCGCGTAACGTGGTTTGGGCATTCCTCTACGCTTGTTGAGATAGATGGCCTGCGGTTCCTAACCGACCCAGTATGGCGGCTGCGGGCTTCTCCCGTGGCTCTCGGCCCCAAGCGGTTCTTTGCGCCGCCCTTAACCCTGGCGGAGCTGCCACCACTCGATGGCGTAATTATCTCGCATGACCACTACGACCACCTCGATAAAGATGCTGTGCGCGAACTGGCTCGCACGGGAGTAACTTTCTTTTGCCCCGTGGGCGTAGGCGGACACTTGCGGCGCTGGGGCGTAGCCGCTGCGCAAATCACGGAGCTCGACTGGTGGCAGGAGGTGCGCGTAGGCCACTCCCACACGTTGGCCGCTACGCCGGCCCGCCACTTTACGGGCCGGGGCCTCACCCGCGACAATACGCTCTGGGCCTCGTGGTGCCTTATTGGGCCGCAGCACCGCGCCTTCTTCGGCGGCGACTCAGGCCCCTATGAAGCAGGTTTCCGGGAAATAGGAGAGGCCTACGGACCCTTCGATTTGGTGATGCTGGAAATAGGGGCCTACGATGAGCAATGGGCCGACATTCACATGGGCCCCGACCACGCCCTGGCCGCTCACCGAGCCTTGGGCGGTGGGGCGCTACTACCACTGCACTGGGCAACTTTCAATCTGGCTTTTCATAGCTGGCACGAGCCCGCTGACCGCTTAATAGCCGCAGCCGGGCCAGATGTGCCGTTGTTGCTGCCAGCACCGGGGCAGCGGGTGGTGGCGGCAGCTGGGCCGATGACGAGCTACTGGTGGCAGAACTACCTAGAGGGGGGGCTGCTGGGCTAG
- a CDS encoding TolC family protein, with translation MKKLLGGLLLVLHTTLALGQAKTTSTDTWQSTFFDSPGTALPLLTAAAIKHSSQLKSMEIEKSIGQQDIKLAKKNLLESVALGGSYTYGNLASITTADIDNPNQFRTTSAPRYNTGISVGLPLGQIVNRSNRIKKEELSFQRMEALRQEQENILRREVIQLYQNVLLARKTLALRQEALVTVQTNYQLAEKQFRQGQITLPALSAVSNQLTELSVSQESARSQYDTAFMILEEIVGTKISSLMTAQ, from the coding sequence ATGAAAAAACTATTGGGCGGCCTTCTATTGGTTCTACACACCACCTTAGCCCTAGGCCAGGCCAAAACCACGTCAACTGATACCTGGCAGAGCACCTTCTTCGATTCGCCGGGTACGGCCCTGCCCCTCCTGACAGCTGCTGCCATCAAGCACTCCTCGCAGCTTAAGTCCATGGAGATTGAAAAATCAATTGGGCAGCAGGATATCAAATTAGCCAAAAAGAACCTGCTGGAAAGCGTTGCATTGGGCGGTAGCTACACTTATGGCAACCTAGCCAGCATCACCACGGCCGATATTGATAACCCAAACCAGTTCAGAACCACGAGTGCCCCCCGCTATAACACGGGTATAAGCGTGGGGTTGCCACTTGGGCAGATAGTTAACCGGAGTAACCGAATTAAAAAGGAGGAACTTAGCTTTCAGCGCATGGAAGCCCTGCGCCAAGAGCAGGAGAATATACTTCGCCGGGAGGTGATTCAGCTGTACCAAAATGTATTGCTGGCCCGCAAAACACTAGCGCTGCGCCAGGAAGCACTAGTGACGGTGCAAACCAACTACCAGCTGGCCGAGAAGCAGTTCCGGCAGGGCCAGATTACGCTACCGGCTTTATCGGCCGTTAGCAATCAACTGACTGAGCTCTCCGTTTCTCAGGAAAGCGCCCGTAGCCAGTATGATACTGCCTTTATGATCTTGGAGGAAATCGTAGGAACCAAGATTTCCTCCCTAATGACCGCTCAATGA
- a CDS encoding ATP-binding protein yields MTIRKLAAERRRREAAEAEVIRLRAQLEAVSTSLATARIPSNAVESLTELISQLKRTGQQLEDQQGLARQVIDNSPNLIYVEDEAGRCVLSNKSYLHLQNQRIDLNRLEEKQPGISASQHATEWPSNASSSYEEFYQLKDGQTVWYYTTKSPLVRSDGSRYLLTYSSDITDLKRAYRVAEESVQAKQTFVATMSHEIRTPLHGVMGLAGLLRKGPLSEEQEDYVEMIQSSTENLLVIINDILDYAKIESGTISLESIPFDILKTVQDAARSLSFKIAEKGLLLHIVNLNDKLPQAQGDPFRLHQVLVNLISNAIKFTQQGIITITIDARPEEGGKLPVTFSVADTGIGISPDNLHQIFNSFQQANSSIPRLYGGTGLGLTICKNIVELQGGQIGVRSELGQGSCFYFTVPYQESTGTISHKPATTQPLDLLEGLSVLLAEDNSVNQLIAVTMLGQWQIQVDLAQNGEEAILKAQQRKYDIILMDVQMPQLDGLAATVRLRQEANPNQETPIIALTADAIRISEESYEALGFTDFLTKPYSEAELYNLLAQTSQRQQTPLPAPPPVASQPEGLRYDFYMLGKLASNKEFIRKMLELFIERVPGQVKTLQQAVEQEDWEAVAREAHTLKSTFGSLNIQPETSHLRRLEELAELQAPKHELSPLSNAVCKATQQFVELFAQELIQLS; encoded by the coding sequence ATGACCATCCGAAAATTAGCTGCTGAGCGGCGGCGGCGCGAAGCTGCCGAGGCTGAGGTAATTCGACTGCGCGCTCAACTGGAAGCCGTTTCAACCAGCTTGGCCACGGCTCGGATTCCCTCCAACGCCGTTGAGAGCTTAACGGAACTCATCAGTCAGCTGAAACGCACGGGCCAGCAGCTCGAAGACCAGCAGGGGTTGGCCCGGCAGGTTATTGATAACAGCCCTAACCTTATATATGTAGAGGATGAAGCGGGCCGGTGTGTGCTCTCCAATAAAAGCTACCTGCACTTACAAAACCAGCGCATTGACCTGAACCGCCTGGAGGAAAAGCAGCCCGGCATCTCGGCCAGCCAGCACGCTACCGAGTGGCCTAGCAACGCTTCCTCCTCCTATGAGGAGTTCTATCAGCTAAAGGACGGGCAAACCGTATGGTATTACACCACCAAAAGCCCCCTGGTGCGCAGTGATGGGTCGCGCTACCTGCTCACCTACTCCTCCGACATCACAGACCTGAAGCGCGCCTACCGCGTTGCCGAAGAATCGGTGCAGGCCAAGCAGACGTTTGTGGCCACTATGAGTCATGAGATTCGTACGCCCTTGCACGGCGTGATGGGCCTCGCAGGACTCCTCCGTAAAGGGCCCCTATCAGAAGAGCAGGAAGATTATGTAGAAATGATTCAGTCGAGCACGGAAAACCTGCTGGTCATCATTAACGACATTCTCGACTACGCTAAAATAGAATCAGGCACCATTAGCCTGGAAAGCATTCCGTTCGATATTCTCAAGACGGTGCAGGACGCAGCCCGTTCTCTCAGCTTCAAAATAGCGGAGAAGGGGCTGCTGCTGCACATTGTAAACCTGAACGATAAGTTGCCTCAGGCGCAGGGCGACCCTTTCCGGCTGCACCAAGTGCTGGTGAACCTGATCAGCAACGCTATTAAGTTTACTCAGCAGGGCATCATCACCATTACCATTGATGCCCGCCCCGAGGAAGGCGGTAAGCTGCCCGTCACGTTTAGTGTAGCCGATACCGGCATCGGAATTAGCCCCGATAACCTGCATCAAATATTTAACAGCTTTCAGCAGGCGAATAGCAGCATACCACGGTTATATGGCGGCACTGGCCTAGGCCTCACCATCTGTAAAAACATCGTGGAGCTACAGGGGGGCCAGATTGGGGTGCGCAGTGAGCTGGGCCAGGGCAGTTGCTTTTACTTCACCGTTCCTTACCAGGAAAGCACAGGCACTATCAGCCACAAACCCGCTACCACGCAGCCCCTGGATCTGCTGGAAGGGCTCTCTGTGTTGCTGGCAGAAGATAACTCTGTTAACCAGCTTATTGCCGTAACCATGCTGGGCCAGTGGCAGATTCAGGTTGACTTAGCGCAGAATGGTGAAGAAGCCATCCTGAAAGCTCAGCAGCGCAAGTATGATATTATATTGATGGACGTGCAGATGCCCCAGCTTGATGGGCTGGCCGCTACGGTCAGGCTGCGCCAGGAAGCCAACCCCAACCAGGAAACACCCATCATTGCCTTAACGGCCGATGCTATCCGCATCAGCGAAGAATCTTACGAAGCCCTGGGGTTCACTGATTTTCTGACTAAGCCCTATTCTGAAGCCGAGCTGTACAACCTGCTTGCCCAAACCAGCCAACGCCAGCAAACCCCCTTACCCGCCCCACCCCCGGTAGCCTCCCAGCCCGAGGGCCTACGCTACGACTTTTACATGTTGGGTAAGCTGGCCAGCAACAAAGAGTTCATCCGTAAGATGCTTGAGCTTTTCATTGAGCGCGTGCCGGGTCAGGTTAAAACGTTGCAGCAGGCCGTTGAGCAAGAAGACTGGGAGGCAGTAGCCCGGGAGGCCCATACCCTCAAGTCTACCTTTGGTAGCTTAAACATTCAGCCCGAAACCAGCCACTTGCGCCGCCTAGAGGAGCTAGCTGAGCTTCAGGCCCCCAAACACGAGCTTTCGCCATTGAGCAATGCCGTATGTAAGGCTACGCAACAGTTTGTAGAGCTCTTTGCTCAAGAGCTAATCCAGTTGTCTTAA